In one Sporomusa sphaeroides DSM 2875 genomic region, the following are encoded:
- the murI gene encoding glutamate racemase yields MANNAPIGVFDSGIGGLTVVKEVINLMPNENIVYFGDTGRTPYGPRPVEQIIEFTNQILDFLNGQGVKMAIMACNTITMWTLEQALSRYAFPIVGMNTGEQLALAATKSKHIGIAATQATINSGKHAQRITAADASAKVFPQACPPLCPMVESEVLEGAEAEAACREYLLPMKEAGVDTVVLACTHYPFLLAPIRHILGPEVTVIDPAKQTALDAQQVLKNLDLLADPSQQAVRRFCFSADPARAKRLAERIIDAPLHNFEQVNILE; encoded by the coding sequence GTGGCAAATAATGCACCCATTGGAGTTTTTGACTCCGGCATTGGCGGACTTACGGTAGTAAAAGAAGTTATTAACTTAATGCCTAACGAAAACATTGTTTATTTCGGTGATACCGGCCGTACTCCCTACGGTCCCCGGCCGGTGGAACAAATCATCGAATTTACCAATCAAATTCTGGATTTTCTTAATGGCCAGGGCGTTAAAATGGCAATTATGGCATGTAATACGATAACCATGTGGACCCTGGAACAAGCCCTCAGCCGCTACGCTTTTCCCATCGTTGGCATGAATACCGGCGAACAATTGGCACTGGCGGCTACCAAAAGCAAGCATATCGGTATTGCCGCCACACAAGCTACCATTAACAGCGGCAAGCATGCCCAGCGGATTACAGCAGCAGATGCCAGCGCCAAGGTATTTCCCCAGGCCTGCCCGCCGCTTTGTCCCATGGTAGAAAGCGAGGTATTGGAGGGTGCGGAAGCCGAAGCAGCCTGCCGCGAATACTTACTGCCAATGAAAGAGGCAGGTGTGGATACAGTAGTCCTGGCCTGCACACACTATCCCTTCCTCTTAGCGCCCATCAGACACATCCTGGGACCTGAGGTTACCGTCATTGACCCGGCTAAACAAACAGCCCTTGATGCTCAACAGGTTCTGAAAAACCTGGATTTATTGGCAGATCCCAGCCAGCAGGCAGTACGCCGCTTCTGCTTCTCAGCCGATCCGGCAAGAGCCAAACGCCTGGCAGAACGCATTATCGACGCACCGCTGCATAATTTTGAACAGGTTAATATTCTGGAATAA
- the atpG gene encoding ATP synthase F1 subunit gamma encodes MPNALDLRRRIKGVKNIQKITQAMKMVAAVRLRKAQERVRDSLPYCQELETAIAALVTSGEELPGGLFAEREVLRTGYLVIGADKGLAGSYGSNLVKALVRQIGGESRVGLVVVGRKVKDYFGRRQVAIDKSYIGISEKPRYQHAVDIGAVITELFGSGTYDKVYLVYTKFCSSGNQQVVVEHLLPIRIAETLPCRKQSQIYEPSFDSVLAEVAVKWLEAAIFRGLIHAAASEVASRLNAMSLATDNAQELIGQLVLEYNKVRQANITREISEIVGGSEALR; translated from the coding sequence ATGCCTAATGCATTAGATTTGCGCCGCCGCATCAAAGGAGTTAAGAATATCCAGAAAATAACCCAGGCCATGAAAATGGTTGCCGCAGTGCGCCTGCGCAAGGCGCAGGAGCGGGTAAGGGACAGCCTGCCCTATTGCCAGGAGCTGGAGACAGCTATCGCCGCGCTGGTAACCAGCGGCGAAGAGTTGCCGGGCGGCTTGTTTGCCGAACGGGAAGTACTGCGTACCGGGTATCTGGTAATTGGCGCCGATAAAGGTCTGGCAGGCTCCTATGGCAGCAACCTGGTTAAAGCGCTAGTGCGCCAAATTGGCGGCGAAAGCCGTGTGGGCCTGGTGGTTGTGGGACGGAAAGTAAAGGATTATTTCGGACGCCGCCAGGTGGCGATTGACAAGTCCTATATCGGTATTTCAGAAAAGCCCCGGTATCAGCACGCCGTAGATATTGGTGCAGTTATTACAGAGTTGTTTGGCAGCGGAACCTATGACAAGGTGTACCTGGTGTATACAAAGTTTTGCTCGTCAGGCAACCAGCAGGTGGTGGTGGAACACCTCCTGCCTATCCGCATAGCGGAAACTTTACCGTGCCGGAAACAATCACAAATCTATGAGCCGTCATTTGACAGTGTGCTGGCAGAGGTTGCCGTCAAATGGCTGGAGGCTGCCATCTTCCGGGGGCTTATCCATGCGGCGGCCAGCGAAGTGGCGTCACGGTTAAATGCTATGAGCCTGGCTACCGACAATGCCCAGGAACTCATAGGTCAACTGGTGCTTGAGTACAACAAAGTCCGTCAGGCCAACATCACCAGGGAGATATCGGAGATTGTAGGTGGTTCGGAGGCGCTGCGGTAA
- the gltS gene encoding sodium/glutamate symporter, with protein MESKIVAGLLVYKLNMIQTVALALVMYFIGNFIRHRVPLFMRLSIPGPVIGGLIFAALSTFLRTQGILGFELDGTMQTALMIMFFCTIGMGASLTLLKKGGMPLIIFFLLAVVLAVAQNVLGIALAKLTGIDPLLGIISGAVTLMGGLGTGGAFGPLFEEWGVQGATTAAIACATFGMVAGSLMGGPFGEWLIKKNNIPTPKLHGAATDGDDSLLVEEEETFSGETLMQTLGWIVFAMGIGSIISFYLTKAGITLPAYIGAMIAAAFVRNIGDFSKSYKINGRALEVISDISLAVYLTMAINGLKLWELVNLALPLLTILFGQIILMAIFCWLVVYYVMGRTYSAVHLSVGMVGFGMGATPNALVNMAALTEKYGPSPRALMIVSLVGAFLIDFANALIITGMAGMFR; from the coding sequence ATGGAATCTAAAATTGTAGCAGGCCTTTTAGTCTACAAACTCAACATGATTCAAACAGTTGCTTTAGCCCTCGTAATGTACTTTATCGGTAATTTCATCAGACATCGCGTGCCTCTGTTTATGCGTCTTAGCATACCAGGACCTGTTATCGGCGGTTTGATTTTCGCTGCACTGTCCACCTTCCTGCGTACCCAGGGGATCCTCGGGTTTGAACTGGATGGCACAATGCAAACAGCCCTTATGATTATGTTCTTTTGTACAATTGGTATGGGTGCCAGTTTAACACTGCTTAAAAAAGGCGGCATGCCTTTAATTATCTTTTTCCTGTTAGCGGTTGTACTGGCAGTAGCGCAAAACGTTCTCGGCATTGCGCTGGCCAAGCTTACCGGTATTGATCCTCTCTTAGGCATTATCAGTGGTGCAGTAACCCTGATGGGCGGATTGGGAACCGGCGGCGCCTTTGGACCGCTCTTTGAAGAGTGGGGTGTACAAGGTGCTACCACTGCTGCTATCGCCTGCGCAACCTTCGGTATGGTTGCCGGCAGCTTGATGGGCGGACCGTTCGGTGAATGGCTGATTAAAAAGAACAACATCCCTACACCTAAGCTGCATGGTGCTGCTACAGACGGAGACGACAGCCTGCTTGTGGAAGAAGAAGAAACCTTCAGCGGCGAAACCTTAATGCAAACTCTCGGCTGGATAGTCTTTGCCATGGGTATTGGCTCCATTATCAGCTTCTATCTGACAAAAGCCGGCATTACGCTGCCTGCCTATATCGGTGCCATGATTGCGGCTGCATTCGTCCGTAATATTGGTGATTTTTCCAAATCTTACAAAATCAACGGCCGTGCGCTTGAAGTTATTTCCGACATTTCACTGGCCGTCTATCTGACAATGGCAATCAATGGTCTTAAATTGTGGGAACTCGTTAACCTGGCACTTCCGCTGTTGACCATTTTGTTTGGTCAGATTATCCTGATGGCTATCTTCTGCTGGCTGGTAGTTTACTATGTCATGGGTCGCACTTACAGTGCCGTTCACCTGTCTGTCGGCATGGTTGGTTTCGGCATGGGCGCTACTCCCAATGCGTTGGTAAACATGGCTGCATTAACTGAAAAATACGGTCCTTCGCCCCGGGCGCTTATGATCGTATCCTTGGTAGGAGCCTTCTTGATCGACTTTGCCAATGCGCTGATTATCACCGGCATGGCCGGAATGTTCCGATAA
- the atpC gene encoding ATP synthase F1 subunit epsilon — MNKTLRVEIITPEGKLFAGQVRMVIARATTGEMGVLPGHAPLITLLESRPVRLLTGEGEQQLMVQGGVMKVNPELVTIITGS; from the coding sequence GTGAACAAGACACTGCGCGTAGAAATTATCACACCTGAAGGCAAATTATTCGCAGGTCAGGTTCGCATGGTCATTGCCAGGGCCACTACCGGTGAAATGGGCGTCCTCCCCGGACACGCTCCCCTCATTACCCTGCTTGAGTCCAGACCGGTCAGGCTGCTTACCGGGGAGGGAGAGCAGCAGCTTATGGTGCAGGGGGGCGTCATGAAAGTCAACCCCGAACTGGTCACAATCATAACCGGCAGTTAA
- the atpD gene encoding F0F1 ATP synthase subunit beta: MASGQVKQVIGPVVDIEFPQEQLPAVNNAVTVTGKAAGYDIHLTVEVMQHLGDNMVRCVAMSSTDGLVRGMTAVDTGSPITIPVGEGTLGRIFNVLGETVDNNPAPVTASEYWPIHRPAPAFVEQETATEILETGIKVVDLIAPYARGGKIGLFGGAGVGKTVLIMELIRNIATEHGGFSVFAGVGERTREGNELWREMMESGVISKTALVYGQMNEPPGARMRVGLTGLTMAEYFRDVAGQDVLLFIDNIFRFIQAGSEVSALLGRMPSAVGYQPTLGTDVGTLQERITSTKQGSVTSVQAVYVPADDLTDPAPAATFAHLDATTVLSRQIAELGIYPAVDPLDSTSRILDPFIIGDEHYQTARAVQEILQRYKELQDIIAILGMEELSEEDKVVVGRARKIQRFLSQPFFVAEAFTGTAGKYVPLKETVRGFREILSGNYDELPENAFYMVGTIDEVAEKAAAMRGKGQ, translated from the coding sequence ATGGCTAGCGGGCAGGTAAAACAGGTAATTGGGCCTGTAGTCGATATTGAATTTCCGCAGGAGCAGTTGCCGGCTGTCAATAATGCAGTAACAGTCACCGGGAAAGCCGCCGGGTATGATATTCATCTGACGGTAGAGGTCATGCAGCATTTGGGTGATAATATGGTTCGCTGTGTGGCCATGTCGTCAACCGACGGGCTGGTACGCGGCATGACGGCCGTTGATACCGGTTCACCCATTACTATACCTGTGGGAGAAGGGACGCTTGGCAGAATATTTAACGTGCTGGGCGAGACGGTGGACAACAATCCCGCACCGGTAACGGCCAGTGAATATTGGCCCATTCACCGTCCGGCACCGGCGTTTGTCGAACAGGAGACAGCTACCGAGATACTGGAAACCGGCATCAAAGTGGTTGACTTGATTGCACCCTATGCGCGCGGGGGCAAGATTGGCCTGTTTGGCGGGGCCGGGGTCGGCAAGACGGTTTTGATTATGGAACTTATCCGCAATATTGCCACCGAGCATGGGGGCTTCTCGGTTTTTGCCGGTGTGGGAGAGCGGACCCGCGAAGGCAATGAACTTTGGCGGGAGATGATGGAGTCAGGCGTTATCAGCAAGACGGCCCTGGTGTACGGGCAGATGAATGAACCGCCGGGAGCCAGGATGCGGGTAGGTCTGACCGGCCTGACTATGGCGGAGTATTTTCGCGATGTAGCCGGGCAGGATGTGCTCTTATTCATTGATAATATATTCCGCTTCATTCAGGCCGGCTCTGAGGTCTCGGCACTTTTGGGGCGGATGCCTTCGGCAGTAGGCTACCAGCCTACCCTTGGCACTGATGTCGGCACCCTGCAGGAGCGGATAACCTCGACAAAGCAGGGTTCGGTAACCTCGGTGCAGGCCGTCTATGTGCCGGCCGATGACCTGACAGACCCGGCGCCGGCGGCTACCTTTGCCCATCTTGACGCCACCACCGTATTGTCAAGGCAAATTGCCGAACTGGGCATCTATCCGGCAGTGGATCCACTGGATTCCACCTCCCGCATACTTGACCCGTTTATTATCGGGGATGAACATTATCAGACCGCTCGTGCCGTTCAGGAAATTCTGCAAAGATATAAAGAACTGCAAGACATTATCGCCATCCTGGGGATGGAGGAATTATCGGAAGAAGATAAGGTGGTTGTCGGCAGGGCCAGAAAAATTCAGCGTTTTCTCAGCCAGCCGTTTTTCGTGGCCGAAGCCTTTACCGGTACTGCCGGCAAATACGTGCCGCTGAAAGAAACGGTGCGGGGCTTCAGGGAAATATTAAGCGGCAACTATGACGAGCTGCCGGAGAATGCCTTTTATATGGTCGGAACCATTGACGAAGTGGCGGAAAAAGCAGCAGCCATGAGGGGGAAAGGGCAGTGA